GTAGGGGCGGCGACCACGATGGTAACTGTGAGCAAGAGCAGGATGACACTTCTACGACTCATGGTGACATTTATTTTTATTCGTGTTTAAAAAACTTATCAGGAAAATAAATGCTATCCAATTAACGATTCCAGGTGGCATTCGTCATAGAGATTCAAGGTGAACTCCAGTTTGAGCCGTGGGACAAGTGACACGCTTTCGGGACATACTGGGAGTCCGACAACGTCTATTGCGACGTTACACAAGCCCGATGGAACGTTCTACCTGCACGTCCGATTCCAGAAAGAGCCTAGAGCAGACATTTCGCCAGTCGAGAACAGAACAGTTCTGGGTGTCGATTGTAAGGTCAATGGCTATCTGGCGACCATCAGTACGTGGGGGTTCCTCGGGAATGTAGACTTTTTGAACCCAACCGGGACGGTACGAGCGCAAGAGCGACACCCTACACTAAGACTAGTATGCGCTCGACCCATTTCATGATCCAAGTATGGTGGCTCGTTCGGAAACTGAAGCGAAGATCACCTCCGTGGGTCGGTAGCCGAACCCCTAACGGAGGAATCCTCGCGCTTTAGCGCGGGGAGAATGTCAATTGCATCGGGCCGCCCCACAATCGTGGTCGAAGTACGCCGACACGACTGCGATGTCATCGTGGTTGAGAACTTGGAATGGATTCGAGCACGTATCTTGAACGCGAAGCGGTTCCAGCAGTGGGCGTTCAACGGACTCCAAGAACACGTCGTGTGCAAAGGAAAGGAGTCTGAGATTCTTGTTGGTGATGTACCTCCGCAGCACATCTCGCAACGGTGTAGTCATTCGGAGTGTGAATTCACCCGCGAGGACCATGGTGATGGTAACGAGTTCGAGTGGATGAAGTGCAAAAAAGAACTCCACGTGGACTACAATGCCGTTCGGAATATCGGATGGTTTCTTGTCGAGTACCGGCCCACGTCTGGTGTTGGACGCACAAACTGTCAGGTTGTGCTGAAGTCAGGGACAGTGAACGGGGGTGCTCAGATAAGCCAGTCAAACTGGGATCATCTCGACAGTCCGATTTTACTATTGTCTGCGCGGGTGCGCGCGAAGCAAGATTTCAATTGCCAACTGGCTGAGTGAGATCATCATTTTGTATGCTGTCCGTCTAACAAAGGTCTGACACAGATTTGATTGGTACGCTCTTGTGGCGTAGATTGTTGGTGAGTCACAGCACAGTTTCGAGGATGGTTTTGAGTGCTTCCTCACCCGGTTTGCGGAACACTTCTCGGCGGAGCTGAAACGCTCGGAAATACGGTGTGAGTCTGTCTTTGGAGACGCCTCGATGCGGCGAGAGCCACCGTCGCGCCAGCGACGCGTGGCTCTCGCAGGTGTTCACGTGCACGTCTCCGTCAACGTACTCGCCGTCGCCGTGGACGACGTATTCACGAGTGAATGCATCGTCCTCCTCTAGCGTGTTCGTACGCCCGAAAGCCGTCAGTATAGATGGTCAACGACTCCTGCTGGCGGTCCGCCAGCAGGAGTCGAATTTTCGATTCGGTCGCGGCTTTCGCCGGGATCACGTACCGTTCACCACTGCCTCGATCTGCGAGAACAAAGACGGGGAGCTTGTCCTCAGCGTATGTTCCACGTCCGCGCGTGGATAGGCCACGCGAGCGCGACCAGCCGTCGCGCTCGCGGCCTTTGAGTCCAGCTTTCAGGTAGAACTCGTCGATCTCAATCGGGCCTTCAAGTTGTAGCCGAGGTGCGTCCAGCGCTCGCAGAAAGCGCTGGACGCGCCGGTAGATCGTCTTGTAAGAAACGTCGATCTCTACGTCTAACTGCCTGAGACTCGTGTTGAACCGGATGTACGTGTAGACCGCGAGGAACCATTTTCTGAGTGCCACCGCAGAGTGTTCGAACACCGTGCCTGTTTGATCGTTGAACGTGCGGTCGCAATCCTTACACAGATACCGCTGAAACACCCGATAGCTGCCGTACCGAATCACAGATTCGGCACGGCAGCGTGGGCAATAGACGCCGTCACGCCAGCGAATCTGTGTCAGCAGATTCGCGGCCCGACGCTCCGAGACGAACGTCTTGATTGGGAACATCGTTCGTCGGGTGACGCGGTCGCGTCACCCTTGCCCGCTGTGACTTCCAGCTACTGCTGAGAACTGACCAACAATCCTCTACCCAAGAGCGTGATTGGTATATGAAAATTTCCTAACGTTCAGTAGATGTACTCTATGGCGTAGTTTCAGCCTTGCTAACGCTTAACACATACCCGAGTACCACAAAGAATTTATAAGCGGCGCATCACAGTTTGACCGTACCCCTACCCATGGTGTTGGGAGTGAGTACCCCCTTGCAAGGACCACTCTGCGGTAAGTGGACAATCGCACTGGGCGGAAGCTCGCTGACGCCGCTAGAAACAAACCACGATAAGACATGACAAACTCAACAAATAAATTGCGCAGCCTGTTCTTGGCCATGCTAATGGTCCTCTCAGTGGTGGGAGGATCCGTAGCATTCGCTGGGACAGCCGCTGCAAATGCGCCCGATTCAGGGGCGTATGCCGCAGGAAACGCTCCTGGTGGGGATGCTACTCCCACTACGGACACAACGACGGGGTTGACAACAAAAATCGCTGATGTTGGATTCCAGACCCCTGGTAATGTTACTCACGTTGAAGTTAATGCCAGCTATGGCAGCGATGCCAATGGCATTGACACGAGTGACATTGAGTCCGTGAGTGTCATCCTGCTGGATAACAACAACGGTACAGTCGCAGAGAGCGGTCAGGTAATCTACGACGAGGCACCAGTAAACGTCTCATTCGAAGGGACTGACGCAACAACCGGTGACGAGGTTGGTCGACTGCAGGTCCTTGCCAAGGTGAGTAGTAGTGCATCTGACGGAGATGCTATCGACGCAGGTGTGACCGTCACCGACACCGCGTCCGGCACGCAGTTCGAAGGAAACACTCCGTATGACACGGCTGGCAGTCAGACCGTTGTCATTTCGGACACCTTCGTTAGTGCCCAGGTCAAGCGAACTGGAGCCAACGGATCGACCGTTGAGGACGCTACTGTCCAGTTCGTGAATAACGATACTGGTACGATTATAGCTGAGCGCATTACCCAGTCCAGTGGCGCAACGTCGTCCGTCCGTGTCGCACCTGGTGTGAACATCCGCGCAGATGCCAACAAGGGCGGCTTCACGAAGTCCAGTTCACAGATTGCCTCCGTTCCACGGGGAGAGTCACGTGAACTGGACGTGACGATCACTCCGGAAGGAGTTGCAAAGAATATCGAAATCATCGCAGCTGACCCGGCTAGCGAGTCTGCTATCGCCAACGGAACTGACCAGGTCACCTACTACGCGCAGGTGACTGGTCAGTTCGGTGAGCAGGAGGATCAGCCACTGGATGGCTTCGATGTCAGTTCAGCCGTCGAAAACGATCCCAACACAGGTAGTGTCACTCTCTCACCTGGTACGGATACTACGCAGGAAGTGACGCTTCCGGACGGCAGCACGGCTAACGGTACTGCCGTGTTTACTGTCTCCGACAGTGAAGCTGAGCAGGTGAATGTCAGCTTTACTGTTGATGACAACACGACGGTTCAGACCTTCGCTCAGCCGTCCTTCCGTAATGAGCGTGGCGACGCGTACCTGCAGGGTGAAGTTATTGAGAACACCACTGGCTCTATAGTTGGGGGCGCAACGGTTTGGGCCGCCTACCCTGGCGAAAACCAGACCCTTGCCTACGCGGAGCAGACCCAGCCATGGCTCGTTAGTGGTGTTAACTCTGAAGGGAAGTACGTCATCGAAGATATCGTAGCGGGTGATATCAACATCTACGCCGTTGCAGACGGCTATAACCGTCTGAATCGGACTGGTGACGATGTTGGCACCTACGTGGCTGCAGACGAAACGGAAACCGTCACCGCCGGCCAGACCGAGAACCACGACCTCACGCTTGAGGAAGGTGGCCCGACACAGGAATACCGGCTTGACGTGACGGTTGACGACGGCAATAAGACAGTCGAAGCTCCTGCAGGGACTGAGGTGACGGCAACGGTCACCGTTGAACAGCGCCCTGAGGGTAGCTCCGTGTCGTACAGTGATGCTGCAAACCAAGACATCACCGTTGAAACGACCGATAATCTCCCCTTGGAACCGGATAGCCAGAATGTCACCACGGACGCTAATGGTGAAGCACAGGTGACGTTCCAAGCGGAGAATTCTGGTGAGACGAACATCACTGCTTCGACTGAGAACAGTGATGGGGACGTCTACAACACGACCGGTAGCGAAGAGGCGACTGTCTCCGTCTTCTCGACGGCTGAAATCACCGGTGACGTCGTGAACGAGGATGACGAAGAACTCGCCCGTGGCCAGGCTACGGTCGAACTGTTCATCCTCAATGAGACTAGCGAGTACGAATCGACTGGCCAAGTCTCTGAGATCGGATCCTCGGGCTCGTACGTGTTCACCAACGTTCGGTCTAATGAGCAGTACCGCATGATTGCCACGACCGACGCTGGCCTAGAAGGCCAGGCTACGACCGTCCCTAACATCCCGAGCGGGACGACAACCAACGACATCGTCGTCGTTGGTGCCGAACCGAGCCCGGCTGACTTCCAGGTCTCGAACCTCAACCCGCAGAACGTGACCGTTACGCAGGGTGACGAGATCACGGTCTCGGCAACGGTGACTAATAATGGCTCTGTCGACGACACGAAAGCGGTCGAATTCCGTGTCGGTAACAACGTCGTTGCGAGTCAGCAGGTCTCGCTGAACGTGAACGACAGCACGACCGTGACCTTCGAAAACGTCAGCACGTCGGCCCTCTCGGCTGGCACCTACACGCACGGTGTGTACACCGAGGACGACAGCCAGACGGCAACGCTGACCATCGAAAGCAGCGGTAACAACGGTGAAACGACCATCACTGACGTCTTGAACGTCATCCAGGAGTACAACAACAACAACGCTGAGCTCGGTGAAGTCCTGGAAATCATCCAAGCCTACAACGAAAACAACTAAGCAACAATAATGACAAATAAGAAACAATCAATCAGGGCGATCAGCCTGGCGGCGCTTATGGTGCTGTCAGTCTTCGCCATTCCGATGTCTGTAACGGCGGCGCCACAGCCCGCCCTGCAGACGACGTCTACCCCTGATACAGCACAGCAGGGCGAGACGTTCCAGATCACGTACGAATTCACGAATGACGGCGACGAAAACGGGACGGCTGGACTTGAATTCCAGCTCCCTGATGGCGTACAGGTCACGAACTACGATCCCGAAAGTCAGTTCGACGTCGAGGGCGCCTACGTCTTCGGCGAGGTCGCGCCTGGCGAGAGCCAGTCGGTGACCGTTACGTTCGAGGTCGCGGACGACGCGTCCACGGGCGATGCAACGGTGACCGCTGATGGTACGATCTCGGGGACGGACGACACCTCAACCGTTGACACGACCGTTACCATCGAAGAAGCCGATGGTGGCAACGGTGACAACGGAAACGGCGGCGTTGACCCCGACGATGACAACCGCGCCGCGAACGAGGACGGGACGGGTGCCTTCAACACCGCCGACGGTGAAGGGTACTTCCTCCCCGATGCGACGCTCTTCCAGGGCGAATCCGATGTCTTCCCCAGTGAGGATTTCGAGGGCGACCTGACGAAGTCGGCTGGTGACGCAGAAGGCGTCCCGCTCAACACGCCGAACATCCCGCAGAACCAGGAAACTGGACGCTACGATGACGGTAGCGGAAACACCGTCACTGTCCAACAGCCGCGCGTCACGACGCTTGAGGTGCTCAACACCAACGGCAATGACATCGCTGGCGGCTCCGTCGCCGAAGGCGAGTCTGACTCGAGTGGTGCAGGTCAGCTCACGGTCGTTGGCGCCTGGAACTTCGAGAACGCCGAAAACCTCGAACTGACGGTCGAGGACGATTCCGGTCTCGACGTGACCGGTGACTCCGTTGATGACGCAGTCAAGACCAGTGCCGATACTGGGACGGACGTCAACGGTCAGTCGATCTCGCAGAACGAGGTCGGCTACGATGTCGACCTCTCGAACACCGGTACGGGAACGTACACGATTAGCCTCGCTGGCACGGACGACCTCGACTTCGGTGAGGCGTCCCAGTCCACGACCATCACCGTCACTGGTGACGACGACCCGAGCCTTAGCCTCGATTCGGACAGCGTCGTCCGCGGTGAGGACGTCCGCTTCGAGATTCAGGGTTCGGACGCTGGTGACGAGCACGTGGTCATCATCGAGGCTGACGACTTCCGCGATGGTGTCTCTAACGACAACGCCCAGCATATCTTCCGTAATGTTGGTGACACCAACGAAGTCGGTGTCGTGACCGACGGTGGCACCACCGTCGCGCCGCGTGGCACCCCGGTCAATGATGACATTGATTACGCGTACGCGACCATCGAGGTCGACGACGACACGGGTGTCGGCGTCGGTCAGATCGAGACGCAGTACCTCGACGAGACGGACATCGATGTCTTCCTGTACGAGCAGAACTTCCCCGTTCCGTTCGATCAGGGCTCCACGGCAGCTGACGAGGCTGAAGTGGACGACGAGTCCCTCGAGGTTCAGGAAGGCGACCTCTCGATCGAATCGCCCGGTAACGCGTACGTTGTCGGCAGCGAAGTCGACGTCAACGGCACGGCGTCCGAGGGCATCGACGATGTTGCCTTCTTCGCCCGCCGTAACAACGACTACGAGATCGTCGAAATCGACGGCTCCAACACGCTGACCGTCGACGCCGACGGTACGTTCGAAGAGGAAGACGTCGTCCTCAGCGAAGGGGACGGCTCCGGGAACGACATCATCTCGCTCCCCGGTACCTACCGCTTCGGTGTGGTTGACGTCGGCGGCCTCTCGGGCTCGCCCGAGACCAACGACGACTACAGCCTGTCGCCCTCGGAGTTCAACACGAACACGAGCACCCAGCAGTCGCTGCGGGTGACCGACACGGAACTGTCGGCGACGGTCAAGACCGTCGGCGGTCAGGTCTCGACCACTGACGCGACGGTGAACATCTCGGGCAGCGCGTTCGGTGCTTCGAACGTCGATGTCCTGTTCATCGGCGACCGTGGTGGTACCTGGACCCAGGACATCTCGGTCGACGATGACAACACGTTCGAAGAGGACGACGTGTCCATCAGCGGTCTCGAGGATGGTCAGCGCGTCAGCGTCCACATCCTGATCCCCGGTCGTGACGGCGAATACGGCACGACTGGCGAGTCCGATATCGACGGCTACCTCGCCACCAAGAACTTCGAGACCTCCACGGGACAGCAGATCCGTGAGAACGTTGTCGCAGACACGATCGAGGAGACTGGAAGTGACGACCGCATGGTCACGGCGAACTTCCGGTACTCCGACGCGCAGACGCAGATCCAGACGGTCTACCCCGAAGGCATGGAGGCCTCCGGTGTGAACCCGGTTGGCGTCGACGACACGATGGTCGTCGGAGGCTCGACCAACCTGCGTCCGGACGACAACTCGATCACTGTCGAACTGATGACCGACGAGGGTGACTCGGTCGCCCTCGCGACCACCGACGAGTGGTCCTACGACGGCACGTGGTCGACGAGCCTCGAGCTGGAAGACGTCCAGACGGGCACGTACGACCTCGAAGCCGACGACGGTGAGAACACGGACCTCGTTCAGGTAGAGATCGTCCAGAGCGTCCAGACGGCAACGCCGGAACCGACGGAGACGCCGGAGCCGACGCCGACTGACACGCCGGAACCGACGCCGGAACCGACGCCGGAACCGACGCCGGAACCGACGCCGGAACCGACGGACACGGCAACGGCCACGCCGACGCCCACTGAGGGTGGCGGTCCTGGCTTCGGTGCCATCGTCGCCGTCATCGCGCTCATCGCGGCTGCGCTGCTGGCCGTCCGGCGCGACAACTAAACGACTGAATCACGACTGACCGCCGAAAGCGGTCACCCGATGCGGATTCTTTTATCGGCGCTACTCATCAGCGCTAGAGACATCGACTACCACCTAGTTTCGACGATCACCGGCACAGTCGTTGTTTTAGCCAGAATATCCACGTGATATCCAACGGGACAGATGCCGCGGGTTTTATGCGTTCGTTCATCTGTCGTGAAGACATGGCTGGCGTACGAGAGGCGACAGACTCATTTTTAACTGATTATCCCGAGTCTGAGGAAGCACTCCAGTCTATCCTTGAGCTTGATCGAGAAGGTGCGTGGACATTCGACGAGATTCCACTTGACTCGGGGCGGTTCGGAGAACTTGTTTCTCGCGGCATCGCTGAGCAAGTCCCTGAGGGATATCGTCTTGCTGATCAGCAGGCGGTCAAAGCGGCACTTACTGGCGAGCCACAGGTGGTTGCTGATTCAAGCGACTCGCGCCGCCCGCAGATCGCACTGCCTACGAGCGCTACGGTTGACTCTCGAGTTGTGGGGGCTATCTTGGGTAGTCTGTTCGTGGTCGTCGTGTTGCGGCTCCTTGCCTATCCGCAGGTCTTCCGCAACGGCGATGTTGTGCTTCTGGGAAACGATCCGTACTACTACCGCTATTGGGTCGAACACCTCTTGACCCAATCGAGTGGGATCAATGAGCTACAGGTGCTCTCATCGCTGCCGGATTTGGTCAGCAGGGGTGAACCGCTGCTGGTGGCGACACTCTGGATCCTCGCGACGCTTCTCGGTGGCGACGCTGGGGCTGCGGGGCTTGTTCTGGCGTGGTATCCCGTTCTCTCAGCACTAGTTGTGGGACTGGTTATCTATCTTCTTGGCAGCCACTTGTTTGCGGATCGACGCGTTGGGCTGGCTGCCGTCATCATGCTTGCCTTGATTCCGGCGCATGCGTTTCGAACTAGCCTCGGGTATGCCGATCATCATGCATTCGACTATGTTTGGCTGGCACTGACAATGGCTGCGCTGGTGGTTCTTTCCGA
This window of the Haloplanus rubicundus genome carries:
- a CDS encoding zinc ribbon domain-containing protein, which gives rise to MSIASGRPTIVVEVRRHDCDVIVVENLEWIRARILNAKRFQQWAFNGLQEHVVCKGKESEILVGDVPPQHISQRCSHSECEFTREDHGDGNEFEWMKCKKELHVDYNAVRNIGWFLVEYRPTSGVGRTNCQVVLKSGTVNGGAQISQSNWDHLDSPILLLSARVRAKQDFNCQLAE
- a CDS encoding surface glycoprotein, with protein sequence MTNSTNKLRSLFLAMLMVLSVVGGSVAFAGTAAANAPDSGAYAAGNAPGGDATPTTDTTTGLTTKIADVGFQTPGNVTHVEVNASYGSDANGIDTSDIESVSVILLDNNNGTVAESGQVIYDEAPVNVSFEGTDATTGDEVGRLQVLAKVSSSASDGDAIDAGVTVTDTASGTQFEGNTPYDTAGSQTVVISDTFVSAQVKRTGANGSTVEDATVQFVNNDTGTIIAERITQSSGATSSVRVAPGVNIRADANKGGFTKSSSQIASVPRGESRELDVTITPEGVAKNIEIIAADPASESAIANGTDQVTYYAQVTGQFGEQEDQPLDGFDVSSAVENDPNTGSVTLSPGTDTTQEVTLPDGSTANGTAVFTVSDSEAEQVNVSFTVDDNTTVQTFAQPSFRNERGDAYLQGEVIENTTGSIVGGATVWAAYPGENQTLAYAEQTQPWLVSGVNSEGKYVIEDIVAGDINIYAVADGYNRLNRTGDDVGTYVAADETETVTAGQTENHDLTLEEGGPTQEYRLDVTVDDGNKTVEAPAGTEVTATVTVEQRPEGSSVSYSDAANQDITVETTDNLPLEPDSQNVTTDANGEAQVTFQAENSGETNITASTENSDGDVYNTTGSEEATVSVFSTAEITGDVVNEDDEELARGQATVELFILNETSEYESTGQVSEIGSSGSYVFTNVRSNEQYRMIATTDAGLEGQATTVPNIPSGTTTNDIVVVGAEPSPADFQVSNLNPQNVTVTQGDEITVSATVTNNGSVDDTKAVEFRVGNNVVASQQVSLNVNDSTTVTFENVSTSALSAGTYTHGVYTEDDSQTATLTIESSGNNGETTITDVLNVIQEYNNNNAELGEVLEIIQAYNENN
- the csg gene encoding HVO_2072 family ArtA-dependent S-layer glycoprotein → MSVTAAPQPALQTTSTPDTAQQGETFQITYEFTNDGDENGTAGLEFQLPDGVQVTNYDPESQFDVEGAYVFGEVAPGESQSVTVTFEVADDASTGDATVTADGTISGTDDTSTVDTTVTIEEADGGNGDNGNGGVDPDDDNRAANEDGTGAFNTADGEGYFLPDATLFQGESDVFPSEDFEGDLTKSAGDAEGVPLNTPNIPQNQETGRYDDGSGNTVTVQQPRVTTLEVLNTNGNDIAGGSVAEGESDSSGAGQLTVVGAWNFENAENLELTVEDDSGLDVTGDSVDDAVKTSADTGTDVNGQSISQNEVGYDVDLSNTGTGTYTISLAGTDDLDFGEASQSTTITVTGDDDPSLSLDSDSVVRGEDVRFEIQGSDAGDEHVVIIEADDFRDGVSNDNAQHIFRNVGDTNEVGVVTDGGTTVAPRGTPVNDDIDYAYATIEVDDDTGVGVGQIETQYLDETDIDVFLYEQNFPVPFDQGSTAADEAEVDDESLEVQEGDLSIESPGNAYVVGSEVDVNGTASEGIDDVAFFARRNNDYEIVEIDGSNTLTVDADGTFEEEDVVLSEGDGSGNDIISLPGTYRFGVVDVGGLSGSPETNDDYSLSPSEFNTNTSTQQSLRVTDTELSATVKTVGGQVSTTDATVNISGSAFGASNVDVLFIGDRGGTWTQDISVDDDNTFEEDDVSISGLEDGQRVSVHILIPGRDGEYGTTGESDIDGYLATKNFETSTGQQIRENVVADTIEETGSDDRMVTANFRYSDAQTQIQTVYPEGMEASGVNPVGVDDTMVVGGSTNLRPDDNSITVELMTDEGDSVALATTDEWSYDGTWSTSLELEDVQTGTYDLEADDGENTDLVQVEIVQSVQTATPEPTETPEPTPTDTPEPTPEPTPEPTPEPTPEPTDTATATPTPTEGGGPGFGAIVAVIALIAAALLAVRRDN